In a genomic window of Suricata suricatta isolate VVHF042 chromosome 12, meerkat_22Aug2017_6uvM2_HiC, whole genome shotgun sequence:
- the LOC115274687 gene encoding small integral membrane protein 24-like gives MDRLWMTAGRVSLLAALAPHLVQAQSLAQRKPWLVGLGAALAALFLLFVLTVVYAVWCSESRDSNKEEEEGSVRKEEKEAEGHQGLELEEREGPPNHERVVSSSE, from the exons ATGGACAGGCTCTGGATGACCGCGGGCCGGGTCTCCCTTCTGGCAGCTCTGGCGCCGCACCTGGTTCAGGCACAATCCT TGGCCCAGAGGAAGCCGtggctggtggggctgggggccgcACTGGCCGCCCTCTTCCTGCTCTTCGTCCTCACCGTGGTCTACGCCGTCTGGTGCAGCGAGTCCCGCGACAG CaataaagaggaggaagaggggagtgtgagaaaggaggagaaagaagcagagggcCACCAggggctggagctggaggagagagaggggcctCCAAACCATGAAAGAGTGGTGAGCTCCTCCGAATGA
- the LOC115274693 gene encoding small integral membrane protein 24-like, whose product MGTLETLFLLSALLLAPVEAQEATQHRLKPWLVGLAAVVVFLFIVFVLMLANRVWCSKERDGDEEETRFRMEVNPYRDMSEEGKRKKKEEEEGEEEKAKKKGERNLGLELEEKEGPRDDQKVKNTAM is encoded by the exons ATGGGGACCCTGGAGACCCTTTTCCTGCTCAGCGCCCTGCTCCTGGCACCCGTGGAGGCTCAGGAGG CCACACAGCATCGCCTGAAGCCGTGGCTGGTGGGCCTGGCCGCCGTGGTCGTGTTCCTGTTCATCGTCTTCGTCCTCATGCTGGCCAACCGCGTCTGGTGCTCCAAAGAGAG AGATGGGGATGAGGAGGAGACCAGGTTCAGAATGGAGGTGAACCCGTACCGGGACATGAG TGAAGAaggcaagaggaagaagaaggaggaggaagagggcgaGGAGGAGAAGgctaagaagaaaggagagaggaacttggggctggagctggaggagaaagagggccCCAGAGATGACCAGAAAGTCAAGAACACAGCCATGTGA
- the LOC115273385 gene encoding uncharacterized protein LOC115273385, with translation MAGTSSKPSTFTSSCDSPQNFGTGTRIVTLLWTRKQRHRDGRGPSTPPHSHPKPRISDAGPPPAASSPCPPARPRPRTALSAARKPERPAGSPGRPSPPASSAATGVSPTATLAARSGRRHLLAHVTGPDGTNAALGGVPVKVPAAAERSGSISRHRCHSSHLHTIWGPRTSLRLGLWPEAGPAGRPPGAAHEPGGRGPGGAGRAAGPGLAGRRGPRRRPGPAGHHLQGPAHSELLLEAELSRALPSGLGPGFEPLWQLCRRDSCAQSPLFR, from the exons ATGGCGGGCACCTCTTCTAAGCCCTCTACGTTCACAAGCTCCTGTGATTCCCCACAGAACTTCGGGACGGGCACTAGGATTGTCACCCTTTTATGGACGAGaaagcagaggcacagagacg gacggGGCCCCTcgaccccaccccactcccaccccaagCCACGAATCTCAGACGCGGGACCACCTCCCGCGGCGTCCTCCCCGTGCCCGCCCGCCAGGCCCCGGCCACGTACCGCGCTCTCTGCGGCCAGAAAGCCCGAGCGACCCGCCGGAAGCCCAGGTAGGCCGAGCCCGCCCGCTTCCTCCGCCGCCACCGGCGTTTCACCAACCGCGACGCTCGCCGCGCGCTCCGGGCGCCGCCATCTTCTCGCCCACGTGACCGGCCCGGACGGCACCAACGCCGCCCTAGGGGGAGTTCCCGTCAAAGTCCCCGCGGCGGCAGAGAGGTCTGGAAGCATCAGTCGGCACCGGTGCCACAGCTCACACTTACACACCATATGGGGTCCAAGAACATCCCTCAG ACTGGGCCTTTGGCCCGAAGCCGGACCAGCGGGACGCCCCCCAGGAGCTGCGCACGAGCCTGGAGGGCGAGGACCTGGAGGGGCTGGACGTGCAGCTGGCCCTGGCCTGGCAGGGCGACGAGGACCCCGCCGCAGACCCGGGCCGGCCGGCCATCACCTTCAAGGACCCGCCCACTCGGAgctccttctggaggctgaaCTGAGCCGGGCCCTGCCCTCTGGCCTGGGACCCGGCTTCGAACCCCTTTGGCAGTTGTGCAGACGGGACTCGTGTGCACAGAGTCCCTTGTTCCGCTGA
- the DOHH gene encoding deoxyhypusine hydroxylase codes for MVTEQEVEAVGRALADPRQPLHARFRALFTLRGLGGPGAITWISKAFGDDSALLKHELAYCLGQMQDPRAIPVLLDVLRDARQEPMVRHEAGEALGAIGNPEVLEVLKQFSADPVIEVAETCQLAVRRLEWLQQHGGEPAGAGPYQSVDPAPAAEERDVGQLRAALLDEARPLFDRYRAMFALRNA; via the exons ATGGTCACGGAGCAGGAGGTGGAGGCGGTGGGGCGCGCGCTGGCGGACCCCCGGCAGCCCCTGCACGCCCGCTTCCGGGCCCTCTTCACCCTCCGCGGGCTCGGCGGCCCGGGAGCCATCACCTGGATCAGCAAGGCCTTCGGCGACGACTCTGCCCTGCTCAAGCACGAGCTGGCCTACTGCCTGGGCCAGATGCAGGACCCCCGGGCCATCCCCGTGCTCCTGGACGTGCTGCGGGACGCCCGCCAGGAGCCCATGGTGCGCCACGAGGCAG GGGAGGCCCTGGGGGCCATCGGGAACCCGGAAGTCCTGGAGGTCCTGAAGCAGTTCTCCGCTGACCCCGTCATCGAG GTGGCTGAGACGTGCCAGCTGGCCGTCCGGCGGCTGGAGTGGCTGCAGCAGCACGGCGGGGAGCCCGCGGGGGCAGGGCCCTACCAGTCGGTGGACCCGGCCCCTGCGGCCGAGGAGCGCGACGTGGGGCAGCTGCGCGCCGCGCTGCTGGACGAGGCCCGGCCGCTGTTCGACCGCTACCGCGCCATGTTCGCCCTGCGCAACGCG